DNA sequence from the Solea solea chromosome 12, fSolSol10.1, whole genome shotgun sequence genome:
GAATCATCTTAAATTAATATTCAGTGTTTCACACATtagacaaaaggaaaacataatTCAGTGGCACAAAATAGAAAAGACTGTTTTTCTTCCATTAAAATCTGGGAGTGGTCCCGAAATGGATCCCTGGGGGATGCCACCAAAGACAcggcaacacaacacatcagACAAGGCCAAGGCTTCACATGAGTTTAGCCAGTTCAGTGCCACAAtcctgattcaaataaaatgtattagaTTTATGGTCCACCATGACACCATTGAGGACACGCTTTTATCAGCTGCCATATaatcattattttatgttgtttttattttatattttatcttgttttgGCAGCCTAGACATGATGGGTCACCCAGAGCTAGTGACTGAGCTGGAGAAAGAAGAGCTGGGACCTCTCATCTCCACTGAAGGCCTGGAGCAGCTGCAGGGAAAATATGTGCAGAGTGTTCGAGTGAGTCGACCAGGGTCCCAGGTCCTGGTCTGAAGATATACAGGACTACTTATTTTGCACTGGACACTCGTCAAAGCTGAGACAGTTCTGACGATGctgtcactgactgtgtgtttgcgtgttgtCACTGTTTCAGAAGAGTGTGTCGGAGTGGATGCACAAAGCTCTACAGGTGGAGCTGCAAGACTGGCAGAGAGACCAGGAACCGGATACAGACCATGAAGGCTTCTACCACACCAGCCTGCCTACCATCATCACACAGGTTTGAAATCTGCAGCACAAGAtgcaacaacacaactgctgtcGACCAAAAAGTGACTATACTCGGTCAAAGTGGTAGAGTTTAAGAGTTTAGGCTGAAAAGTGAGAATCATCCAGTAATCTAACATTTTAATCTCTGTCCACTCACTGGAGACACAGTTGTAATGACACCATGATAATTGCTCCTAAAAACTgatctttaaaaagtgacaaagcCATGGTCGTGTGACATGTTATACTCTGTTATGTATGTGGTTTTGTGATAGATGCTGGAGGAGAACGCCCGCGTGGCCCGGATGATCGGAGAATCACTACGAGATCAGACGATACAAATGGGACTGTACGAGATGGAGAACCTATTAAACAggttgagtgtgtttgtgttagctTTGCGACCACATTTAGGTAACTGCCTCCTCGTCAACTTTTCATGTCTTTCTTATTTCTTGATCTCTAGGTTTCGGGAAGCTCTGGTGGAATTTGGCAAAGAACATCGCAGGGATccgagcaacaacaaaaacaagttctACCTCCACTATTTGCTGGCCTCCATCTGCAACTGCATCATCCTCAAGTAAGATTCTGGCAGCGCTTTGATCAAAATCTTCATGGACATACTGTTGGTTAATGTCAGgacagtgttttctctccatgCAGCAGAGTAACTACTCTTAGAAAGAAGtccagtgtgtgatatttagGAATAGGCAATAGGTCTAATAGGTCTCTATAGCAACCAAATAAATGTACCTTTCACATTTTTAAGCAAATGCTTAGTATGCAAACATGGGAGAATGGCTCCACCCACATAAATctgatgcataaaccaacaaagaagaaggagaaaagcagcagagacagtggaAGTGTGGCGAGAGCTGAGAAAGAGTGTTTATATCCTTTCTGGAATGTAAACGTCATTCTAGTTTCCTGACATGCTCGGGAAAGGGAGGGATGCATGGAAGAGTCTTCTGTTTGCTGCACTAATAAcataacacactggacctttaggaatgacaaaataagtcaataatCTCAAGAACGTTCCAGATAAAAGCAGTGGGAAAATCTGAATGGAACCTTCACCATGTGGACAGAACATTCACTGTGCTCTTGTGTGTAACGCAGGAAGTCCACAGAgagcctgcagcagcagcagtcgccCCGCTCAGCAGGCCAGTTCTCTCGGACTCCTCCCAACCCGCTGGCAGCTCTGGACCGGGCGGTGAGACGTGCATGTCGCCTGGTGATGGATCAGCTCCTGCAGGACCTTCAGCCCCTCCTCCCGGGCCTGGTGACCCGATCCTGGCTCGTCCAGGGAGGCCCCACACCCAAACTCTGCCACATCCTGGAGCACCACCTAGAGCTGTACGGCCGCGTCCGGCCACCCTGCCGACAGGTTGCAGCTTTGCTCTGTTTCAACCATGCGGTGTGCTGACTGTAGTTTAACTGTAGTTCTTTGGtgtagatgctcattggcccccaggtcatttgagtttgacacccctgcgtTAGAGTGACTTACTGTATAAGTATTTTTATGAGTATTTTTCTGGAAGCTATGTAAAGcgaacatttattttaagtatCAGGGCTTGAAGTACTTTTATAATTGTACTAAAACGCTGTGCCACTATTTGCTCTGTGCAAGAGGCAATGGTTTTCTCcctaaattaataataatataaatgtttcaCTCCATCCCGGTGTCCCAGAAATACACGTCCGTATTTTGTGTAATCAGTCAAACTGCttttatacatgtgtatgtctgtgtgttgcAGCGTCTGCAGGAGGAGGCCCAGTGGCTAATGGTGGTGGAGTATGTCAGAGCTCTGATGCAGAAGAGGCTGGTGTGTCGCAGCGCTGATGAGAGGAGGCAGCTCGCTCAGCAGATGGTTCAGGACGAACAGCTGCTCAGAGAAGTCCTCCACGGCTTGGTGAGAGACGTTTCTAGTGAGAAACTCGCAGCCTTTTGCAGTGGAAAGATGTTGGGTGTGAAATATGAGTCACGTTCATCTCACATCCACCCAAACTTATTGAATATTTATTCAACATAAATATACATTCATATTTAAACTGTGGAGTTTTACAGACATTTATCAATGACACGGGTGCAAGAACGAGTAAAACTGTAACCGACGGCAACATCATTCACAATCCCATAGTCAGTCAAGCTGTGGTGTAACGATAACCATGTGTCTGTGTAGGAGGGCGAAGGCTCGGTACCTGAAGTGAACCCTCTGGCTATACTTCCTGTCCTGGCTGAATTCATCAGACTCAAAGACCCCAGCATGCTCACTCTGGAAGTGTCTGGACTCGCAGCCAAATACCCAGACATCAGGTAACCTGATGCTGCACATTCTGCCCTCTGAGTGATAGttcaagtcattttattttcaaagtgtagttgtatgaggtactgacagtTTGATGTGCACACCCTTGTGGGAACACATTTTAGATGCTTAACAAGAGGCTcagataataaaatatatgccTGCCTAGATCTACGGACTCTTGAGAATATGTTTGCTGATTTGTCTTGCTGTTTCACAGCCTTTTCTTACTGGAAACACAAGTTTGTAAAGTGCTCACTCTCTCagaccaaagtccatggaggaAATCAGTGTTTTAGCTCGTGGGAACATGGGAGCAGCTggggtctactgctgcctcggtTGATAGATTTGAATGTACTAATGGAGGCAGTAGTGGATCAACCACTACTTTGTGCCATTAGGtgaaatccctgattttctctatggcaAATATTAAATGGTATATTAAGCAATACAAAACTTAAGTTTCCAGTTAAAAAAGGCTGTATACTGGCAAAACAATACAGCaagaatccatccatccatcttctaccgcatagagacaaacaaccatccactctcacacttatcAACACTCAATTGTTTAATTAtcctaatcctcaaatctgcatgttttttggctGTGGGATGGAACTGGAGAAcacggagaaaacacacacacgcacacacgcacgcacacacacggggagaacatgcaaactccatgcagaaaggcccttgttctgattCTGTCGTGAACCCGAGTCTTAGATTTCAGTTTTAACTGAACAGTTTTAatatattgtagacttaagcaatTCCAGATTTGTATTGGGTGAACCTTTTGTGCAgcagttaaaatgtgtttcacgTTCTGTCCCTGCTGTTCTGTGAGAGAGAGCCAAAGttagcactgactgtgtgtcactTCCACAAACAACCACATTTGTTACAGGGTTTAATTTAAAACGTGGGTGAAGTCATGCATTGCATCGATGCCTAGTTACTCActcacatgtttgtgtctgcTCCCTCAGTGAAGAGCATGTGTCTGTTCTGCTGGACATCCGTGGTGATGTCTCCAGGGACATCAGAGGGGCTGTGCTGGACCTGCTGGAGGAGAGCGCCCCCCCTCTGCCAGCAGGATATCGGCCTATCTTCACTGATATCCTGGTGCCTCCCTCCACCATGGCCTTCTGTCTGCCCACTGCCAAGTGTGCATGACTACAACTGAAACTCACTTCCTCTCACTGACATCAGAACGGACCTGATTCCCCGGAATCTGttcctgctttgtttttgcatttaactgcagtcatttcattatttacatattCTGGGGAGCGAAAACTAAAGCTACTTAGTCTCCTCATTGGACCCTCACAGTTTTAGACACATGGTTTTCACAGTCTTCCTTTGCTGCCCTCTGCAGCAGGTTTATGgtcgttgttgtttgtttccactACACCTTCAGTTTACCACTAATTTAGAGCTGTCCCTGCTGGTTCAGTTTCTACCTTCCCTTACCTAAGAAAGCAATCAGTCTAAATCTACGAGCTACAACGACTGACTGTTCAGCTGCTATAAAGCCTTAAGAAACATTACGGGTAGAACAGCTCTGTTAGCAGCTGTTCTTGGCTGTTCTAGATTTAATGCAGCCTCAGACACCAAGAATATTGAAAGAATGTTGTGTTAAACAGGTCTGAATTATCTATATTATGCCAAAGATAACATGTTTTAACCACAGCACAAGTATAGAAGAGTCAAAGCCACAGGAAAAGTTCAGCATTTATATAGGACTCTGTCGTTGCAGCAGAAGTTTTAACCTTCAAACTGTAATACATGCAATTGAAGACTGTATGTATTGAAGCTACCTGCactctttctttattttggtTTTGAGGGGGGGAAACTGATTCTTTACATCAAGCCATTTGTGTGATGCAGTCTATTAAAGAAATTCAACCAGGACCTGGTAACACCACTGATGAACTCATGAACTAAAGCTAATAGGGAAACCTTCAACCTTAAAATGCCCCAGTTTACTCACGGGATGTCAGCAAATTCAAAGGCTCTGGTGGTAGCTTCGTAGAATATACAGTAACAGACGAGGATTAAGTTACTGTGCAAACGTCTCAGGTCACCGCCAGCTTGAGTTAAACCTGGTCTAATAGAGCTTTTTCACTTCAGATATTTCTAAACTTTAAATGGTAGAACAGAGGTTTTATCAACAACACTAATTTGGTTTCCACTTCCAGAGTCGTGTGTAAGGATAAAAGGTCatctttgttattttaaaactgcatactcATTATATCATTTCTAAAACAAcaaggtggcctaagacttggTTGTAAAGGTTGtaaagtacagtatgtaaacTGCGTGCTAGCAATTCCCAAATCAAGACCTTTAAATCTAACCTGAACATcacctttacattttttttttttttttttttgactttctcCAGATGTGTGCCATTGTGTAGATTTGGTATTATATTTgactttaatatatttattgtatttatgtatttgtgtgtgtgttcctctgtgGCATTTTTAAAGGGTAATTTGCTTGTGTGGTTTGATGCCGTGTTGTGTAGTCTGTTAAATAAATGCTCACATAACTGCTTTGtaaattatcatttattattgttattattataagtggtagtagtagtagtggtgatgaatttaacatttttttgttataatttgttttattagGACATAGTTTCACGATACATATCTTTTCTGTGCAGGTTTAAATGTGTCCAGTTTTAGAACCAACAGATGACAAACAAAGACTAACaccaaaaaaggagaaaaggaggagaaagcCCACCCAGCCCCACCCAGCCTCACCCAGCCTCACCCAGTCTCACCCCCCACATTGTTCCACTCTCATAAGCAAAGGTACTATAGCAAAAAAACACGTTATTAATATATATCCACATAATTCTGGTTTAAAGTTATGGGGAGCTGTAgatattttatcaaaataaGAGTGGAAAGTCTGCCATGTTCTATATAACTTCTTAGTTGATGCTTGAAGAGAAAATTGGATATTTTACTAGATTCCGGGAACGACTTTACAACAGTTATTCAGGCATGTTCTGATGAGGGTCTGAGTGACTTCTAGTGTAAGAGGATAAAGAAGCAAATGCTAAGacatttcatttctgtgtggTGAATGGGGACTTAAAACAGCAATGAGTGGATATGGTGCAGCATCAGTATCAGGATCTTGAAAAATGTCTTCCAAAAACTTTGCACAAGACCAAAAAGTATGAGCAAGGTGCGATGGGATAACataacaatcaaaacaaaagcatgtaGGCTATAAGTAATATATATTACACTGTTTTCTTAAACAATCAATCACAATGAGGaaaacatacaatattttagaaatcattcaaaaccttgtttaaaactttaaaaaaataaaaataacaaactggattcacctttttatacctaATTTTGAGTCGATTCACTtggcttctctgagaagtcataaataaatcaaccaagcacaacattcaaccactaaaacaaatttttctgttcaggaatgcaagtaaataactataatttgtcatcttaatcaagaaataatactatttttctgtttttctggtAAATTAGAAAATTCATagataacaaaaataattatatttcagtattaataatatcatttcagttaaagagcttctacatactggtgtattaaccatccCAGAAACATACCAATGCTGTTCATTTagagcagctgtggctttgggtggttatttgttaaacactgtatataatataattattatatatatatatatatatatatatatatatgttacatCATACTTTTCTTCTTAAAACAGAGTCTATCATGTTGTATTGATATCAGTGATTCTGGCCTGCTGTGGCCTGTATGACCCTGTTACATTTGGtactatataatataatgcCATTACAGTCATTGCTGTAGACGTGTGAAAGGTCAACGGCAAAACAACAGTTGGGTACATCgttttctttaatatttcaaCAGTACAAATTAAATCTGATTTAGGAAACATGACATGAGAAATACTTTGCTTCACATTTCTGAACATCATATTCATTGAGAACATTCTGGGCCACTGAGGAATCACCTGAGAGAACGAATTAGAAAACCTATTCAGTTTGATATGACGACTCTGTCGACACTTCTGTCCACTACCACGGTGCCGTGAGTGAGCTTTAAAACATCCACGGGAGGATTTATATCGTCTCCTTCAGTCTCACCAGCTGCATTAGTAAAACACCAGTATACTGTACACTAATCACCAGCAAATATTATAGCAAGGACCACTTTACACAAATATCATGTTCGTTTTTCGAGGGGTGGGGCAGGTCAAAATAAGACATCcaaaaatattcaacatttcaCAACATAGTAAGAGCAGTGATAGTCATACAAAGTGTGCAAATTTCACCATACAGTCACGAGACGACTTCAAATGAAGgcaccatatttttttttttttttatttctttgttttgtttttttttgttttaaaggttcCCACTCCTACCATAACGCTAACATCCAGACTGAACTGCTGCTTCCAACTGACTCTCACCGAGGCCGAgcgaaaaacaaaccaaagtcaCGTAAACGAATGAGATCACTTCACAATTTGTATGATTTGTCGAGTAAAAGGTTTGCTTTGTGGTCAGTAGCGTTGGTTCTACCGCCGATGAAgttttcaaacactttcaatTCCTGAAATTCCTTTTTGCACAAGGTCATATTGTCACCGACAGTGAAGAACGCAAATCAAGAAtcagtcagaatcagaataaaCTCAACAGCAAAAACTGGGCCATTAGCTACGTACTAAGTTTTAGCTGCTGTTTCCAATTTGAAATGTGGGTAACAAGCAAAGTTAAATGATAGGGAGGTTAGTTTGCATCGACTGAGGAAGAcgtaaacacatttaaaaaggggGGGGAGGCAAATTGTTAGCCGAGCAGAGAGAAACTTTTGAAAGTGAAAAGGTGGGATGTCACAGTTTTAGCATTTGGAACGTGACAGAAATTTGTGCAAGAGGCGAATTTTCAGGAGCAGAAATGATTGACTGACAAATTCAGTCGAACTCATTAAATCACACCTGATTtgtactatgttaaaacaactTTAGCTTTGATGAGTCATCAAGTCATGAAATAACCATCTGTATTAATCTGCTTTAGTGAACTGTTTAGTGAAAGTGGCTCCTGTTTCGAGCAAAGAAACAATCTACTTTCAGGTTTGGTGATGAAACTATTTAAAGAAGTTGTACAAGAGCAGTCAGAGTCTAATCTGttgaataacaacaaaaaaacttattAGTTTGCATACCTCTTTTTAACCGTTCTGGCTTCCACGTTTTAGATGCATAAAACTACAATAAATGCCAATCTCTTTGCAAATGATACGGTCCAGGAAATCACAGGATGACGACAGAAATGCAGCGGAGAGACAAGGACCATGAACCAGTGCAGATGTAATTAGAGCTTAACCGATGAGTGCGTTAAtaagatgatttatttttattcctcgCCAAATTATATCGTCAAGGATGCAtactcatgtacacacacactcattatgaTTATCGGACAATCCTTAGGTTATAAAAAATGTCACACCTTGGTTTTCTTGGGCCAGTTATGGATAACTGAATATAGAATGTTGGTAATCTATATCTATTCGGGGAATGTAAACAATTTTAAATATAACCGtatcttaaatgtgttttaggAGTTTTAGGCGCATGTAAAAATGCTGTTAaacagatataaaaaaaaagagaaacaatgaaacaatattaaaataataaaaaaggcaaTGCTTGCATTTAACAACCCTGTGAGTAGTGCAAAAATCATCTCCCGCAGTGTAAAAACCCTGAATTGCAGTTCAGTGGCACCGATACACTAATACTGAAAAATTCACAGAGATGCACAACACCCAGCCTCACTGCATACACTGAAGTTCAAATTCACAAAGCCACAGTCCGAGCACCACCAGAGACTGACTCGAACAAACTGTGGCTGAAGATGGGAGCTACAGTCTTCCTCACAGAGGAGAGGTCGAAAAACGTCCATCTTCCGTCGAGTATGAcctcaggaaaaaaacatgcagcggCGTTCAAACAAAAGGTCACAATCAACAGAAGCCTAGTGGTAtaaattgtgtgtctgtgtgcaaagTTCCCTCTTGCGATAGAAGCGGATTAATCAGTGATAATATCCAGTTAGTGGTGATGTATCCAGTGGTGACAACTCACACATCAAGTCCTTCAGAGGggcaggttgtttgtttgttttttttacaaaaagggTCAGAATTTAAACCTTTTTAACCCACCGACTACAAACAACTAACCAGCACAACAGATGATTTAGCCTCGAAACAAATAATGGCCAGTTAATTTGATGTCATCTTGTAGACTGTGTctgtctatatttatatatgataTAGATCTAAGTTCACCCCTGGAAAcaattagggatgcacgatattggacttttgcCCATATATCGAGAGTGTTTGGGCTGATGAACGATATGTCTTTCCTTTTGCCGAACGGCAGAGGTCATTTaatctcttctgtagtgaaattaacacaatatttttcatactcatgtcgcagcagatgtggaTACAAAATAACTTCTTTGCGCAAAATAAACGCACAATCCTACTGTTTTAGTCAGTAGTTGGCGGATCTTCGTGTGTTTGCCGATATTcgagaatacattttaaacccaatattgtgcatccctaaaaGACTCCTAAAATGCATCTCGAGTGGCAACTTGTATTTTGAAGTTGGTTTACATCTGTGGCTGACGTACGGACGTCCAGCAGCAATTATagcaagagagggagaaaataaaacGGTTTTATAACTTATTttagatcaaaactttaaaaaggGAGACTGTAGAGAAGGttttttttgaaatgtcatATTCTCAGTCAGTGGTTTACTGGGACTGAACAGTACTTTTCACTCTAGTAACTGGAACAATGACCCAGCCTAGTAGATAAACCTCACTGAGGGAGCGTTGGTGCATGAAGCtcttatcccatcaaactgctgaacgaccaggttttttttttctttttacaagcAATAGAATTAGCTTCTCTAATTTTTCATGGATTTAAAGTCAAACTCCAATCGTTGCAGTCGTCTCGCTTTACTTTGGGtcagaaaacaaatcacttcctagTCCACATAGAGAGCAGTGTGCAAACTCATTGGACTATgctgggttttgttttgttttaatgtaaggTTATGCACTATAGTTTAAAAGATCAATGTGAACTTTCCTACCATTTTTAATCCTGAATGTCACAAACAAGGGCAGCAAATATCTCACCTGTTAGAGCTGGCAACCTTGAGGCTGCAGCCTTCTACAATGACCACGTTTCAATGCCGACTTGCAGCCCTTTGCTGTATCTCTACTCCTCAGTCGTTCCCTCCTTCACACCTAATCTGCCCTATTGTTTAAAAATCTCAAGAACATCTTTAAATGCCACACGCAGCTCACCAAGATGCATTTTATTTCCAGGTGTGAACGCAGCTGCAATTTTGTGTAATGAGTAATTTCCCCACCCTGTACTGGAATGACATCAATCATCTCCTGAGAGCTCCCGTTAAGAATTTCCCCTGATATAAAACATCACCATGACGACGTGGCACAGAACTGAAGCAGGACTATACAGCCATCACTATTACATCGTTTTACCATGAAGCTGTATACATTAGAGTTAAGTCTATCGCGTTTACTGttgtgtgagggggggggggggatagggCATCACGGCCACATCACATTTATAGGTTTAAAGAGGAAACACATCAAGTTTTACAGATACTGAACTCAAGTGTGGACGATAATATCCAATAGATCAGTCTACGGGGGGGAAAGTTCAGCTGCCCATGTTGTTTTTAGGAAAATATGTAAATCCATGAGCAGCAGCTGAGCAAGTCTGAAAACAAAGTCAGGTCCACGCCACCTTACGAGAGATGGCCTGTTTGAAGCACTCAGGGTTGACGTTGCCCCCAGGACGCAGTGCCCTCTCCAGACTCACCAGCACGTTTTGGTGACACTCCCTGATGTTGACCGGGTACTTGGCCCTTAGCAGCTCGTAGGCGGCAATCAGCCTCATGTTCTGCCTCACCATCAGGTACTGGATGATGCACGTTGGAGCCAGCGAGAACCCGTCCCGACAGTGCACAAGGACGCGCTTCCTCTTCTCGGTGGAGGCGTCGATGCACTCGTTGATGTCCTCGAAGCAGCGCTGCTTGAGGGCGGGGCCGTCGCCCAGAGCGTCCGGCACATCTTCAATGTCCACCTTGAGACGGGACCAGCTGTGGCGGGCGCCGCGGGAGCAGGTGCAGGGTATGAGGTTGAGGCTGGGCCCCGGTTCTCCCGGCACGCTGCTCATGTCGATGATGCTGTCAATGTTGTTGCGGCACAGGGTGCGTCCGTTGTACGCCGCATTCAGGTTGCCGACATAGATGTAGTCCGTCACCTTAGAGATGACGGGTTCAGAGTACTGGAAGTGTTCAG
Encoded proteins:
- the exoc3l1 gene encoding exocyst complex component 3-like protein, whose product is MSAGEQKNGGDKPGDTVPVAEVWPEVERAERLARGAALKWASGVFCRPEHLERLSHYKKRESQRTTSIHTRLKSMVQSYLEGVGWGLEQLQEARSELKEVSHALRKAGLESNQNAEGVKSLERLREVSVNHRQLLAAVSNLPRLYSVRGMVLETERLVESRRLLEAHALLMDLEQWQDDILWQLHGASGTTGSALGSEDKELVTKYFSGVGQLVDALGKELWAVVSSALALARQNPTPFVSAVRIVEREEALDQALQEERGSTGGNSRPLPPGRPRCWRACFFQVLEEAVSARFRSVSYLHTRGPGLAGHLSALQHATMTDLATVRHLLEHCVPPHYRLTGAYLRASHRCLRAHLAQVSSWDLESGEIFAVLNWVLHIYNSLDMMGHPELVTELEKEELGPLISTEGLEQLQGKYVQSVRKSVSEWMHKALQVELQDWQRDQEPDTDHEGFYHTSLPTIITQMLEENARVARMIGESLRDQTIQMGLYEMENLLNRFREALVEFGKEHRRDPSNNKNKFYLHYLLASICNCIILKKSTESLQQQQSPRSAGQFSRTPPNPLAALDRAVRRACRLVMDQLLQDLQPLLPGLVTRSWLVQGGPTPKLCHILEHHLELYGRVRPPCRQRLQEEAQWLMVVEYVRALMQKRLVCRSADERRQLAQQMVQDEQLLREVLHGLEGEGSVPEVNPLAILPVLAEFIRLKDPSMLTLEVSGLAAKYPDISEEHVSVLLDIRGDVSRDIRGAVLDLLEESAPPLPAGYRPIFTDILVPPSTMAFCLPTAKCA